A window of the Gasterosteus aculeatus chromosome 21, fGasAcu3.hap1.1, whole genome shotgun sequence genome harbors these coding sequences:
- the LOC144390276 gene encoding protein NLRC3-like produces MKSNRSMSPPLLFKDVGPSVDASSHQQRGKSPEPRCLSMKSDRSIDQWIHFKDGRRSYDPEEDQESSEVPTGPSAQQHQTHLDSIFMLLEENILTFVKNELKKIQKVVSSDYPECLEKDDEEVLDEEQRRSREAFVKISVHFLRRMKQEELAERLQSRLPAAVCQRELKSNLKKKFQCVFEGIAKAGNTTLLNEIFTELYITEGGTAEVNEDHEVRQIETASRKPATPETTIRQEDLLKASAGGEEAIRTVMTKGVAGIGKTVLTQKFTLDWAEDKDHQDIQFTFPFTFRELNVLREKKFSLVELVHHFFSETRAARICRFEEFQVVFIFDGLDECRLPLDFHNNEILTDVTESASVDVLLTNLIRGKLLPSARLWITTRPAAANQIPPECVSMVTEVRGFTDRQKEEYFRKRFTDEEQASSIISHIKTSRSLHIMCHIPVFCWITATVLEEVLKTIKREKLPKTLTEMYIHFLVVQSKVKKVKYDGGAETDPHWSPESRKMIESLGKLAFDQLQKGNLIFYESDLTECGIDIRAASVYSGVFTQIFREERGLYQDKVFCFVHLSVQEFLAALHVHLTFFISGVNLLSEEQTTSPVSKVSKDEPEPKRLYQSAVDEALQSPNGHLDLFLRFLLGLSLETNQTLLRGLLTQTGSRPETNQETVQYIKKKISEDVSPEKSINLFHCLNELNDVSLVEEIQQSLRSGRLSTEELSPAQWSALVFILLSSEEDLEVFDLKKFSASEEALLRLLPVVKASNKVLLSGCNFSERSCDALSSVLSSQSSSLRELDLSNNHLQDSGVKLLSAGLKSPHCKLETLRLSVCNLSERSCDALSSVLSSQSSSLRELDLSNNHLQDSGVKLLSVGLESPHCELETLRLLGCLITEKGCASLASALSSNPSHLRELDLSYNHPGDSGVKLLSAGLEDPHWRLETLRYEEAAATDHQSGRGGRAGNLFSVPLSAWLIRP; encoded by the exons atgaagagtaaccggtctatgagtCCTCCTCTactcttcaaagatgttggtccctctgttgatgcaag ttcacatcagcagagaggaaagtctcctgaacccagatgtttgtccatgaagagtgatcggtctattgATCAATGGATtcacttcaaagatggacgccgttcttatgacccaga agaggaccaggagagctcagaggttcccacaggtccgtctgcccagcagcatcaaacacacctggactccatcttcatg ctgctggaggagaacatcctcacttttgtgaagaacgagctgaagaagatccagaaggttgtgagttcagattacccagaatgcttagagaaagatgatgaggaggtgctggatgaagagcagaggaggagcagagaggcctttgtgaagatctcagtgcacttcctgaggagaatgaagcaggaggagctggctgagcgtctgcagagca gacttcctgctgcagtttgtcagcgtgaactcaaatccaacctgaagaagaagttccagtgtgtgtttgaggggatcgctaaagcaggaaacacaacccttctgaatgagatcttcacagagctctacatcacagagggagggactgcagaggtcaatgaagatcatgaggtcagacagattgaaacagcatccaggaaaccagccacaccagaaacaaccatcagacaagaagacctcctcaaagcctcagctggaggagaggaagcaatcagaaccgtgatgactaagggagtggctggcattgggaaaacagtcttaacacagaagttcactctggactgggctgaagacaaagaccaccaggacatacagttcacatttccattcaccttcagagagctgaatgtgctgagagagaagaagttcagcttggtggaacttgttcatcacttcttcagtgaaaccagagcagcaagaatctgcaggtttgaagagttccaggttgtgttcatctttgacggtctggatgagtgtcgacttcctctggacttccacaacaatgagatcctgactgatgtcacagagtcggcctcagtggatgtgctcctcacaaacctcatcagggggaagctgcttccctctgctcgcctctggatcaccacacgacctgcagcagccaatcagatccctcctgagtgtgtcagcatggtgacagaggtcagagggttcactgaccgccagaaggaggagtacttcaggaagaggttcacagatgaggagcaggccagcagcatCATCtcccacatcaagacctcacggagcctccacatcatgtgccacatcccagtcttctgctggatcactgctacagttctggaggaggtgttgaagaccataaagagagaaaagttgcccaagaccctgactgagatgtacatccacttcctggtggttcagtccaaagttaagaaggtcaagtacgatggaggagctgagacggatccacactggagtccagagagcaggaagatgatcgagtctctgggaaaactggcctttgatcagctgcagaaaggcaacctgatcttctatgaatccgacctgacagagtgtggcatcgatatcagagcagcctcagtgtactcaggagtgttcactcagatcttcagagaggagagaggactgtaccaggacaaggtgttctgcttcgtccatctgagtgttcaggagtttctggctgctcttcatgtccatctgaccttcttcatctctggtgtcaatctgctgtcagaagaacaaacaacctcgccggtgtctaaagtctctaaagacgaacctgaaccaaagcgtctctaccagagtgctgtggacgaggccttacagagtcctaatggacacctggacttattcctccgcttcctcctgggtctttccctggagaccaatcagactctcctacgaggtctgctgacacagacaggaagtcgcccagagaccaatcaggagacagtccagtacatcaagaagaagatcagtgaggatgtgtctccagagaaaagcatcaatctgttccactgtctgaatgaactgaatgatgtttctctagtggaggagatccaacagtcccttagatcaggacgtctctccacagaggaactgtctcctgctcagtggtcagctctggtcttcatcttactgtcatcagaagaagacctggaggtgtttgacctgaagaaattctctgcttcagaggaagctcttctgaggctgctgccagtggtcaaagcctccaacaaagttct actgagtggctgtaacttctcagagagaagctgtgacgctctgtcctcagtcctcagctcccagtcctctagtctgagagagctggacctgagtaacaaccacctgcaggattcaggagtgaagctgctgtctgctggattgaagagtccacactgtaaactggagactctcag actgagtgtctgtaacctctcagagagaagctgtgacgctctgtcctcagttctcagctcccagtcctctagtctgcgagagctggatctgagtaacaaccacctgcaggattcaggagtgaagctgctttctgttggactggagagtccacactgtgaactggagactctcag gcttttaggctgtctgatcacagagaaaggctgtgcttctctggcctcagctctgagctccaacccctcccatctgagagagctggacctgagctacaatcatccaggagactcaggagtgaagctgctgtctgctggactggaggatcctcactggagactggagactctcaggtatgaagaggctgcagccacagaccatcagtctggtagaggaggtagagctggaaaccttttctctgtcccactgtcagcctggttaataagaccctga